ACTTACTCATTAGATCATCAACGATTCAAACAACACCCATCAGCAGCAACTAGGCAGCCGCCATCTCAATCTCCCTCCCTTTGACACTCTTCCACTCAACCAACAAAGCACCAATAATTGTCGCAGACGCGGTTCCAGCACCAACGTAGAAACTCGTCGTCAACGCATCGTTATACGCCAGAATCACTCCATCCAGCCACTCTTCTCGAATAACGCTGCGAATATTCGTCGCGCCAGTCGCAATGACAAAGTAAGGATCCAGACCAGGGACATGCTCGTGAATCTTGTTGATGAGCGTGTTTGTAAACACGGTATTGCCAGCTGTGACGCAGAGCGCGCCGCCGAGGGTTTGCGAAAAGACAATGAGGGCAGTGGCTGTAGGAACGTCGACCATTTCGCACACCACTTGAACGGCTATGAGGGATTGTTGTAGACCAACACCTACGCCGATGCCAGCAATAAGTTGAAAGCCTACCCATTCGGCTGTTGACGTGTCCACTTCAAAGGTGGTGATAACTCCGAATCCTATGGCCATGAGTACCGAGCCGGCAATCATGAAAGGGGTGTAGTAGCCCCAGGCGCTGACTGCTGCACCAGCCGCCATGGCGCAGAGAACAATGGCGAGAAGCATGGGAAGGTTCCTCACGCCAGACATGATGGGTGATTGTCCTTGCACCGCTTGGAACCAAATGGGTAGGAAGTACATGGCTGTGAGGAAGCATGCGCCGGTATTGAAAGAGAACCAGGCACCAGCCCAGACGCTGCGCATCTTAAAGATACGTGGAGGGACTGTAGCATTCTCGTCCATCTTGTATTGCATGTAGACAAACAGGATGAGGAGAAAGGCTGCCAGCATGAAAAGCGACGTGATAACAGAGTCATCCCAGTCATAGTCAACACCACCCCATTGCAGAGCCAGCAAAAGACACACAATGGCGGGCATGAAGATGGCGGTCCCGATAGGATCGAGCTGCCAGAAGCGTACTCGCCATGTTGCAGGCTCAATGTCTCGCACAGGTtcaggaaagaaaaaaagaatgaCCAAAACAGTAATGGCACCGATGGGAAGGTTGATGTAGAAGCACCATCGCCACGATATCTTGTCTGTAAAGAGACCGCCCAGCAAAGGACCTGCGACGGAAGAGATACCCCACATACCGCTGACAAGACCA
This Fusarium poae strain DAOMC 252244 chromosome 3, whole genome shotgun sequence DNA region includes the following protein-coding sequences:
- a CDS encoding hypothetical protein (TransMembrane:14 (i156-182o194-212i224-243o249-272i284-303o309-332i353-370o382-400i421-442o462-481i488-506o518-537i549-572o624-643i)) — protein: MASIMSAPDYSMAATSRSHLSVRLPKETLYSSLRESSRYFNFDSETAKLARDADDWLTSHPGASGSGHSKDINGVSRPSSIAPSNFSVRSLPADYSMPEHHGKEYPHPVMGSVRYNEIRPRSAAPTESTEKLQSSPPMSGEEQSGPEQEYPTGVKLGLITLALCLAVFVMALDNSIIATAIPRITDAFQSLNDVGWYGSAYMLTTAALQLFFGKLYTYGSIKWTFLSAIAIFEVGSLICGVAPNSVTLIVGRAIAGVGGSGIFAGALTILAFSVPLHRRPMYTGLVSGMWGISSVAGPLLGGLFTDKISWRWCFYINLPIGAITVLVILFFFPEPVRDIEPATWRVRFWQLDPIGTAIFMPAIVCLLLALQWGGVDYDWDDSVITSLFMLAAFLLILFVYMQYKMDENATVPPRIFKMRSVWAGAWFSFNTGACFLTAMYFLPIWFQAVQGQSPIMSGVRNLPMLLAIVLCAMAAGAAVSAWGYYTPFMIAGSVLMAIGFGVITTFEVDTSTAEWVGFQLIAGIGVGVGLQQSLIAVQVVCEMVDVPTATALIVFSQTLGGALCVTAGNTVFTNTLINKIHEHVPGLDPYFVIATGATNIRSVIREEWLDGVILAYNDALTTSFYVGAGTASATIIGALLVEWKSVKGREIEMAAA